AATATCCGGATTGGGCTTGAATCTGGCCCCCTTCTACTCACTCTCGTTGACTGGGAGCCCCGGACCTCCGGGCAGATCAGCGAATATTGGGATGGGCGAGATCGAGACGGGCTGCTTGACCTGTACGAACATCCAAAACGCAAGATCATCATCACCTGTTTTACCTTGCCCGACAACAGCGTCATTACGATTGGCAACGCCGATCGCGCCGTCGTGAACGATGTCCCGGCCAGCCCCCGGGCGCTGAAGCCCGACCGGACAATCATCAATGCGCGTTCCGGAAAGGAATCGCCTCATTATCGTCTGAGTCGACAGCTCGACCGGTCCCCGAACCTGCGGGTAGAGTTCAAGAGCCTTGAGGAAGTGATAAACGGGGTGTCGGTCATCACGGGCCGCACGATCGTGAATCTGGATATGGACGAACGTAGCAAACGCGATTTCGTTAATTCAAAATTCGAGATTGTGTTCTTCTTGGACGGTCAATTCCTGGCGGAAGAAGAGGCCGGCTTTATACCCTATAATTGGACTTGGGACACGACGCAGCACGCGCCTGGCGATCACCATCTTACCGTGAACCTGTCAACCGTCACCGACCAGATCGGCGTGGCCAGCAAACGCATACGCATCGTTCGCTGATCGAAGCCGTGACGCGCGGCCTTGCTCGTACCCGGGCGTCGCCATCCGGATGCGGCGAACCCGTCGGTGCGCCGCGGTCGTGCCTGGCGGCCCCGCATTCACGGCCTTGATCATTATTCCGGCCACCTCGAGCAAGGGCCGGTGGCCGGAGTTATGATCAAGGTCGCATTCACCTCCTGGATATCCCAGTGATTTCCAGGAGTGTCGTGTCGCCGGCACGGCGCAGCTGTATACCGCGAGCATCGATACCAGTAACACGCCAGCCGGCGACCCAATCGCTCAACTCCACAGTCCAATCGCGCCCAGTCTCGGCATCATGCAGGCGCGCCTGAGCGATACCTGGAGCAACGACCACATAACGCAGCGTGATCGCCGTGGGGAAGTTCTTCAACCGAGCGTCCATGGCGCGTGTTGCAGACGCGGGCGAAGCCTCGGGGCGACGCGAGGGTGCGAACAGCGGCTTTGCTGCAACCTGTTCAAACAACTCGGCGGGAGGCATTTTCGGGAGGGACACAATGTTCGTCGCACGCGGGGGGGGCAGAAGGGTCGCCGGCATCACACAAGGCTCCGTCATCATGCGACAGGGCCATAGCCAGCATTCCGCTGCAACCAGAAGCGCCAACCATCCACAGGTGATGACGAGGGCGCGGCGGGTCATGGCTTTATCCAATAGCCGACGAGATCCATCTGGATGGCGAGCATGCGTCTTGGTTGTTCTGTCCCCGTTCCCGGTCGGCTGTCGGCAGCACTTACGATCAGGTTCTCGACCGTTACCGGGGGACTGCCCCACTCGATGCTCCTTAATATCGAGACAAGTGCCTGCTCGTCACCCCTGACGTCTGCACGCAGTACGAGCCGAAGTTGCTCCCCCTCTGCAACACTCGGAAGTGACTGGGTTCTCGTCAGCTCAGCCTGAGCGCGCAGGACAGATTGCTTCAGTGCCTCGACCAGCCAGAGCGCAGCCCCGTCCGACGTATCCGCATCAAGGAAGAGACCGCTTGCCTGCAGTCGCTTCTGTGTCTCCTGCCAGCGTTGCTCCAGATACGGCCGTTCTGCATTTATCTGCACGGCGCATGCCAATTCACTTCCCTTACTCAGGATAGCTGCACGCAACGCTGCCATTTCATCCAACCACAATAGCATCAGCCCAGCAGCAATCATCAGCGTCAAGGTGACACCGATTCGCAACATATACACCGACGGCGTAGTCCTACTCGCCCCCATGGTACTCGAAGTCGGCAATAAAATGGATACTTGAATAGGGGGAGTCACGGGTCGGTAGTAACGGCGCATATAATGATACGCGGGCGAACATTGCTGAATATTCCAAGCGGTCGCGTAGACCAAGAGGATTCCGAGCCCGCCCCTGAAGGACCAATGTGTCTCGCTGGATCGTCAGCGTCTGGAGCCAGGCATCGTCGGGAAACAGGTCAGTGAGTTCCAGCAGGGTCTCAGCGCGGGTTCGCATGGCGGAGCGCTCGATAAGCCGATTCGTAATCAGTTGTTCGCGCTCGCCGAGGCGCTTGGCGAGAGTCTGCACAGTTTGTGTCTCGGGGGCTAAGATCGCCGCCCGGGCGGATAACGCGTGGAGAGTCGACTGTAGCCGGATCAGCGGAAGCACCAAGGCGAGAACGAACAGGGAGGTGGCCAGCAACCCAAAAACGAGGTTGATTGCCCAGTCTCGGGATCGCCGCTGCGATGCACCCGGAGGTTCGGACACGCAAGGACGATTCATCAAGAACAGTGCAAACTGGTGCCGCTCAAGCCATCGCGTTACACAAGTCTGTAACGTATTGATCTAACGAGGAGATCATTACCTGGCGTGTCGTAGACAATGCTAACGGCTTACGGACTTGTGTGGCGCGATGCGTTCAAGCGGTTCGTGGTGCGCGGGCTATCAATGTCAGCGGCGGCGTGGATGACGCAGGCCGAATATCAGCCAGGGAGCAATAAGTAACCAAGGCAGTGGTGCGGGGATGGCTCGTTCTTCGGTTCGTACGTTGGCCACGGTGACGACGGAGGTGACGTCGCTATCAGCGGGTAGAGCCGCAAGTTGAAACTGCAGACCCAAGGTCAAGCCGGACAGCGAGGTTAAGTCAAACGCAATAGTACCGGACCCGGCATTCCCGGTGTAGAACTCGAAGGGTGCGCTGCTCAAACCCGTTACGGCATTAAAGACGAAGGCGCCGAATTCATCGTCGTTGCCTGAAGGCTCCGTGAACTGGTAATCGAAGACCAAGAACACCTGGTTGCCGGGGACGATCAAGTCAGGACCGCCCGTTACTGGGTCGTTGTACAGTAGAACAGGGGACAGCGACGGGTCTTCTCTCATCACGGCTGAGACTCCGCCACTTAGGATATCCACCGATGCGTCTTTGGTGAAATCGGACAGCGAGATCGGCCCAGCCACCACGCTTGGGACCAACACGAAAAGTGACGCAGCGCACACGCAACCAAGGACGGCGTCAACACCAACATTCCTTCTAGACATCACTTTGATCTCCGAAAAAATAGGCTATGTCCGCGTTGGCTATTGGTCACCAACAGCAAGTTTGAACGCTCCCAACCGGCGCCCAGCTTACGATACTCGTCAAACTCGTCGATGGCAATACTCGGCTAGGTGGAGTCGCCCCCAGGCGGGACCGGTTCACCCTGCAGCGCCGCGAGGCTCTTCAGGCGCAGGTGCAGGGCCGCCTTCGCCAGCAGGTGCGCGCTGACCGGGGCGGTGATGAAGAGGAACAGGGTAACCAACACTTCGTGCAGGCTCAGTCCCGTACCGCGGGTGCTGAACCAGAGGGCGGAGGCCAGGAGCAGGCTGCCCACACCCAGGGTAGTGGCCTTGGTGGGTGCGTGCAGGCGCGTATAGAAGTCCGGGAGACGCAGCAGCCCCAGGGCGCCGATGAAGGTGAAGAGGGCGCCGGCGAGGATCAGGATGGAGACCAGGAGTTCAATCACGTCTTGCGCACCTATTCGATGATGTCGCCGCGCAGCAGGTATTTGCACAGGGCGACGGTCCCGACGAAGCCCATCAGGGCAATCAGGATAGCGGCCTCGAAATACAATGCGCTGCCCTGCTGGATACCGAACAGCACCAGCATCGCGATGGCCGTCACGGCGAGGGTATCGAGTGCCAGGATGCGGTCCGGGGCACTGGGGCCGATCAGCAGCCGCCACAGGGTGAGGGCGAAGGCACCGCCGACCAGTGCGAAGGCGATGGGGATGGCGATGGCGATGCTCAGCATGGGTCGAATACCTGTCGCAACGGGGCCTCGTAACGGGCCTTGATGGTGGCGATCAGCGCGGCCGGGTCGTCCAGGTCCAGGGCGTGGACCAGCAGGGTGCGCCGGTCCGGGCTGAGCAGGGCGGAAACCGTGCCCGGGGTCAAGCAGATGGTGTTGGCCAACAGGCTGATGGCCAGCTCGGAGCTGAGATCGAGTGGAATTGCGACGAATCCGGGCCTCAAGCGCGTCGGCCCGCGCAGGATCAGCCAGGCCACCACCAGGTTGGCGGCGAGGATGTCATAGAGCACCAGGGCGCCGAAGCGCAGCAGGGTCAGCGGGCGGCGCATCGGCGAGCGCTCCGGCCAGAAGCGCCGACTGAAGAGCGGGATCGTAAAGCCCAGGAAGATCCCCAGCAGGACCTGACCCGGGGCCAGGCCGTTCACCAGCAGGAGCCAGACCGCGGTCAGGGTGAGGGTCAGGATGGGGTGGGGCAGGAGTCGGGGTATCACGTCAATAGACCCGCGGCTGAAACCCATCGGGGACATCGAGCGTGAAGACCTGATCCTGAATGCGTGCGACATAGAAGCCCTCGCGCAGGACCCGCTCGCGCAGCGCGGGCGTCAGGTCCACCGCCGCCAGGATGCCGTATAGCCGCTTGTCGCGATGCTCGGGAAAGAACTCGCGAAACCGCCGTAACAGGTCCCGTAACTGCGTAATCGCCTCCTCGCGCAAATGGCTCTTCACCTCGACCACATAGGCGGCATTGACGGGACCGTTGGCGTAGGCCAGGACGTCGAGTTCCAGATGTCGGCCCTCTTTGGTGACGCGCACACTCGGGCTTACGACCTCCATGCCGAAGCGTTCGTGCAGCAGCCGCTCCATCGAGGGTAACGCCAGCCCCTCGGTGAAGCTGCCGAATTTCTCGCCCAGGCCGCCGATCTGTTTGCCCAGTTCCTTGATCTGCTTGTCGGTCTTGCGCCGCTC
The DNA window shown above is from Candidatus Thiodictyon syntrophicum and carries:
- the gspM gene encoding type II secretion system protein GspM codes for the protein MLRIGVTLTLMIAAGLMLLWLDEMAALRAAILSKGSELACAVQINAERPYLEQRWQETQKRLQASGLFLDADTSDGAALWLVEALKQSVLRAQAELTRTQSLPSVAEGEQLRLVLRADVRGDEQALVSILRSIEWGSPPVTVENLIVSAADSRPGTGTEQPRRMLAIQMDLVGYWIKP
- a CDS encoding PilN domain-containing protein, whose product is MLATSLFVLALVLPLIRLQSTLHALSARAAILAPETQTVQTLAKRLGEREQLITNRLIERSAMRTRAETLLELTDLFPDDAWLQTLTIQRDTLVLQGRARNPLGLRDRLEYSAMFARVSLYAPLLPTRDSPYSSIHFIADFEYHGGE
- a CDS encoding Na+/H+ antiporter subunit G, translated to MIELLVSILILAGALFTFIGALGLLRLPDFYTRLHAPTKATTLGVGSLLLASALWFSTRGTGLSLHEVLVTLFLFITAPVSAHLLAKAALHLRLKSLAALQGEPVPPGGDST
- a CDS encoding K+/H+ antiporter subunit F, with product MLSIAIAIPIAFALVGGAFALTLWRLLIGPSAPDRILALDTLAVTAIAMLVLFGIQQGSALYFEAAILIALMGFVGTVALCKYLLRGDIIE
- a CDS encoding Na+/H+ antiporter subunit E, with translation MPRLLPHPILTLTLTAVWLLLVNGLAPGQVLLGIFLGFTIPLFSRRFWPERSPMRRPLTLLRFGALVLYDILAANLVVAWLILRGPTRLRPGFVAIPLDLSSELAISLLANTICLTPGTVSALLSPDRRTLLVHALDLDDPAALIATIKARYEAPLRQVFDPC
- a CDS encoding DUF3782 domain-containing protein; translation: MVTTPDDVWALLHELVAAQKEAQKKAQEEAERRSQEAERWSQEAERRSQEAERRSQETERRSQETARLFQEAARERRKTDKQIKELGKQIGGLGEKFGSFTEGLALPSMERLLHERFGMEVVSPSVRVTKEGRHLELDVLAYANGPVNAAYVVEVKSHLREEAITQLRDLLRRFREFFPEHRDKRLYGILAAVDLTPALRERVLREGFYVARIQDQVFTLDVPDGFQPRVY